CGTTTGGCAGGTCAGCCGACCAATCAGCGATTCTGCGGTAGAACCACTCTCCTACGTTCTCCGGGGAAAAATCGTCTCGGACCTGTCCCCCTCGGTGCGATCCACGTTCTTCATAGAATCTTCTGAGATCTTCTGCGTAGCTGGCGAAGACATATGTGCTGCCGGTCTTCATGGCTTCCAGTTCCTCGAAGAGCGGCTTTGGAATTCTGAACCACTTGTTGACTGCCCATTTCCCTGTTGAATCGAAGTGGTATTCGCTCCCAACCACTCTCAGACTCGTCCACTGCAAGCTGCTGATTTCCTCTTTTCGGCCCCACGACCAGAGAAGCACTTTCGCCAACGCTGGGGCGAACCGCAGTCCCGGCCACTTTTCGTCAAAGTAATCTAAGAGTGCAATCAGTTCGAAATGATCGAATTGTCGCAGCTTCTTCTTGCGCCGCTCGATCCAAGTGAACTTGTGCCACGGGTTTTCGTGCAGGAGCTTCTCCTCCTTTACGAAGCCACGAACGCATTTCTTACCAGCATTCCGATTCACTCGTTCAAATGCAGCCTGAAGAGCAGTTGACCACTTTACGACAGTGTTGGGACTCAGGGGCTCAACTTCTTCCGCATTCTTTCCCTTCGCTGGACGCCGCCAGTTGTTCGGCATTGTCAATGCCTCGTGTTGAAATTCTTCACAGTCAGCAGCCGTTGCTGTGGCAATTGGCGACCGCTTCGAGATCTCACGAAACGCAAAGATGGCTTCGAGGCAAGCTTCCAAAGACCTTTCCGCTCGCTTCTTTGCTTCGGGATCTTTCTTCTTGCCGAAATGTCGCCGCTGTATCTCTTCGAACTCGGCATCGCTCAGAACCATGTCGGCAGCTACTCGCTTGCGTCCGCCATTTTTTAGCATGTCAGTTACGGCGATGACCGCCGAATCAAACTCAGATTGCCCTGTGCTCCTGCTTGTCACTAACCCGGCCCAATACGCATACCACGACTTTCGCCGACCAGACGGTGGCGTGAGTGTTACGTCGATCGATTTCCCGTCGATAACGACCGGAATCTTCTTCTTTTTCGGTTGAGATTTTCGTGGCATTTGTGACCTCCAGCATGTGAATCAATTTCCCGTGTAGTTGGTGTCCGTTATCTGTCACGTATCCAGCGATCGATCTTGTGCCGATGAAACTTCCACGGCTTTCCATTGCCCGTACCATCCACGATGCACGCTTGAGGGATCTGTCCATCACGGATCTGCTGAGTGATCCAAGCTGACGAACACCCAAGCTTTTGTGCCAAATACGGAGTGCCAACAATATCTGCTGGCTCGGGAGCCAAGTGTTCCGTGAGCCGCTCAATTGCAGTGGCAATCCGTTCGATATCCTTTTCGGGGCCAGTGTTTTCCGTCGTAGAGGACTCCTGAACATAGTCTGGGGCCAGTTCCTCCAGCGGTATTCGAAAGAAGCTGGCAATCGATTCAGGGTCGCAGCAGTGGCTTGGCAGTCGTGAATCAATGGTTGGATCGACTGCGCACGAGATCTCGTGGCAGCTTCGGAACATGTCGATGTATCCTTGAATCAGATGCCTATCACCGATTCTGACTGTCGGACGATAGTTGCCCCATCGCTGAAGAACCTCGTCCAGTCGTGACCCCGGCTCAACATTGTCGATGGCCTCACGAATTCTCTGCTGTAAATCGTCAACGCTGTTCAATTCTCACCTCCAGTCCGGGCACAAAAAAAACACCAACCGCAAACCACATCCGCCGTGAAGTCACGGTGGATGCAGTAGGTCTCCGGTGGTGTTGAATAAGTAACTGAGTGTGTGTTGTCCGTTATGCCTTCATTATACGGACGCCGATTCTACGTGTCAGGTAGATTTACAGAATTGAGTGTGAGCTATCAGTCTCACAATGGAGTTAGCGTGAGAAGTAGGGCTGGATCTTCACGCTGTGCTAACTCGTGACGGACGAGCCAGTCACTCACATGAACCGTCTTCAGTGATGTTCTTCTTGCGCTCTAATTCCAATATCAGCGAGAGCATGTCAATGTCACCGAACGCTTTGAGCAACCATCTAAAGGTGTGAGACGAACCGTTTG
This DNA window, taken from Fuerstiella marisgermanici, encodes the following:
- a CDS encoding tyrosine-type recombinase/integrase produces the protein MPRKSQPKKKKIPVVIDGKSIDVTLTPPSGRRKSWYAYWAGLVTSRSTGQSEFDSAVIAVTDMLKNGGRKRVAADMVLSDAEFEEIQRRHFGKKKDPEAKKRAERSLEACLEAIFAFREISKRSPIATATAADCEEFQHEALTMPNNWRRPAKGKNAEEVEPLSPNTVVKWSTALQAAFERVNRNAGKKCVRGFVKEEKLLHENPWHKFTWIERRKKKLRQFDHFELIALLDYFDEKWPGLRFAPALAKVLLWSWGRKEEISSLQWTSLRVVGSEYHFDSTGKWAVNKWFRIPKPLFEELEAMKTGSTYVFASYAEDLRRFYEERGSHRGGQVRDDFSPENVGEWFYRRIADWSADLPNGSANVHDFRKTTLQYARSGEDVNRQVAADAHVSAEVMMTHYAKESDREMRAKSNRIYKRILNSLSVDVAVRYGYKETEFDRLTEDLDAARSRGDWGQVAELAERLGTLKRPTPTESVT
- a CDS encoding helix-turn-helix transcriptional regulator, translated to MNSVDDLQQRIREAIDNVEPGSRLDEVLQRWGNYRPTVRIGDRHLIQGYIDMFRSCHEISCAVDPTIDSRLPSHCCDPESIASFFRIPLEELAPDYVQESSTTENTGPEKDIERIATAIERLTEHLAPEPADIVGTPYLAQKLGCSSAWITQQIRDGQIPQACIVDGTGNGKPWKFHRHKIDRWIRDR